A single region of the Nicotiana sylvestris chromosome 6, ASM39365v2, whole genome shotgun sequence genome encodes:
- the LOC138870806 gene encoding uncharacterized protein — MDVPEGASSEDLQNNENTLSDSLGYIDISNLPLLTFSEGQIQEAQAIGTLDARTTHEGADRCEDDLKRHTKERDALKLLTGQKEEEIKDLRAELATAHKGQTDLIEQQKAEKIEQLCEEAKMKEAEMLGWKQNMDHLASKKEVARPQLLLAERQLQSMKEENSARTKRIKELEARLAAELLKATSEAEKVKADVEVVMAIYQADAEAANARAKEISDATQARSFYISEHAKCQSRRETL; from the exons ATGGATGTACCTGAAGGGGCCAGTTCTGAGGACCTTCAAAACAATGAGAACACCCTAAGTGACTCGCTTGGGTATATAGACATTAGCAATTTGCCCCTCCTCACATTTTCCGAGGGGCAAATTCAGGAAGCCCAGGCCATAGGGACCCTTGATGCGAGAACGACCCACGAAGG AGCTGATCGGTGTGAGGACGATCTCAAAAGACATACGAAGGAGAGAGATGCCCTAAAACTTCTCACTGGGcaaaaagaagaggagatcaAGGACCTCCGAGCTGAATTGGCAACAGCTCATAAAGGACAAACCGACCTGATTGAGCAG CAAAAGGCCGAAAAGATTGAACAACTTTGCGAGGAGGCCAAGATGAAGGAGGCGGAGATGTTGGGGTGGAAACAAAACATGGATCACCTTGCCTCGAAGAAAGAGGTTGCTCGACCCCAACTGTTATTGGCTGAACGTCAACTCCAAAGCATGAAGGAGGAGAACTCAGCCCGAACTAAGAGAATTAAGGAGCTCGAGGCTCGATTGGCCGCCGAACTTTTGAAGGCCACATCTGAGGCAGAAAAAGTAAAGGCTGATGTGGAGGTGGTCATGGCCATCTACCAAGCTGATGCTGAAGCTGCTAACGCTCGAGCAAAGGAAATTTCTGATGCTACTCAGGCTCGATCATTCTACATTTCCGAGCATGCCAAATGCCAATCTCGGAGAGAGACTCTCTAG